A single genomic interval of Caretta caretta isolate rCarCar2 chromosome 23, rCarCar1.hap1, whole genome shotgun sequence harbors:
- the PLEKHG2 gene encoding pleckstrin homology domain-containing family G member 2 isoform X3 gives MTAVAWYINDMKRKQEHAARLQELQGLLVDWMGPELEAFGELVLEGQFRVQRVRRERAFFLFSKMLLVAKRRGPAFVYKSHIFCCNLALSESLKDPLSFKISDLTIPKQQHVVQARNQEEKRLWIHYLKRLIVENHPASIPQKAKQVLLENSFQSSPEIRCSPEPLKTPAPSPRMEDAWGYGRGRRQSEPPERARKSCPVAQLDGAPQYRRGRRQSEPATELSQMGQEQNGRCRGLPATPKLKHAGSEGELFPAPLPLAPSGSVCTLDSSVAEESDPGEDAESPPFCLAEEPLSITEEILELLSQRGLSRDLGTEETPWGQGEQRPGSPTPQPEQDPPPGRIVLEERAEGSEVQEGDAPGRDEPRRSSFGVMQPLPPCHPPRSESEEEQQKQERGPSPLCVLEDLDAEEAAGKPEVLAGDNALREGLEASSGELGATNGACPPYGDGAARDSPLTRDDRLLIEKIKCYYEAGEAAPDPPAQEGALSAPAGVVRDSVFHLNRLPQQEGATDREGGRACWAKARPARQEDARRRWGQFLDQNTSPHGANQEDSGKGAGLAFEQGTEFGTNQEAQEDAGKGQGRPINPDIHGTNQEDTGRGHGQFINQNTQSGANQEDSGKGRGRPINPDIHGTNQEDAGKGRGQFIDQNTQSAANQEDAGKGRGQLIDQGTEAGANQEDAGKGRGQPASHAALPAASQEPEYRSCAEIRRAWREKERGAVDALGGRTPLTKRGSKGPVAAREPPPFLEPLWIVEESDLAAPPRPPRSDGLPRADGVPPAGYAPLPGLSEDSAPCLLENSERILSKVQALARMYSEKIGRAKAARRPQDGPHRPAPSRMGTLQSLREEMPGPCLPLCEPRIYGHVLIREPLLHLNCIQENVLLVAAIRGNALDLHSDRPPPLLASQCLGSAPAEEPGPAWQELPAPVAVSPPPLLVESPPKLSRHPPSPGDPAGEGPGTGRSLPPAPGATGGTGMTPEAECPSVPGCQARLAGAELAASGRRGEASAREVSVETPASSPFSEAALSQQAPEVAGPVPAASPSPAEEREPACVGTSAEPGLLGPGPSIPGAGSQEPAGEQNGPAAIPLPEERALALGRDSPPGTEEPSPGPVSCGTGEASLPAAPDPVLPAAPSGAAGSPPPLHSNVLPLVAQLSRGTRLPSRATGVARPSPAAQPGRAAARPAPTSPSSSLDRSPLPALPRLQTSSPAHRRLSSSAAAISRYIAASCISQSLAKRNAAPSGPPGIQPPPAETPAPTRPLPACSAIPRPAPGPLGPPGIQPPLAETPAPTRPLPPCSAIPRPPPSPLGPPGTQPPSAETSAPTKPLPPCSAIPRPPSCPLGPPGTQPLSAETSAPTKPLPPCSAVPRPPPGPLGSRALAPPSAPLPSEKANAWSHCTSKRDPSQLSVCPPPCASPGSPSPAGCCRNSSWLGEPIPLAPGSAVLLAFDRLSGMCLGPRAKQPTPFSSASEPSSRVQSPAPACQRVCSPPPSSQRPAVGRAGCAPPRPCSFAPLHVPTQPSTPRLSSPLQPTSYPSATLPQPGRRPRGNPESPPSPRDADRVGCCSGAPSSGSASPSPDELDGIKWPDIPGLRSRYAERAGSMGPPGSPEEYPKARGDLARDTGPHRASYSTTVNIQIGGSGRIASFSNAQVSLTHPLLAAPGQPSTRRINGSTLETPQKT, from the exons ATGACGGCCGTGGCCTGGTACATCAACGACATGAAGCGCAAGCAGGAACACGCCGCCCGGCTgcag gagctgcaggggctgctggTGGACTGGATGGGGCCGGAGCTGGAGGCCTTCGGGGagctggtgctggaggggcagTTCCGGGTACAGCGGGTGCGGCGGGAACGCGCCTTCTTCCTCTTCAGCAAGATGCTGCTGGTCGCCAAGCGCCGCGGGCCGGCCTTCGTCTACAAGAGCCACATCTTC tgCTGTAACCTGGCCCTGTCGGAGAGCCTCAAGGACCCCCTGAGCTTCAAGATCTCGGACCTCACCATCCCCAAGCAGCAGCACGTGGTGCAG GCCAGGAACCAGGAGGAGAAGCGGCTGTGGATCCATTACCTGAAGCGTCTGATCGTCGAGAACCACCCAGCGTCGATCCCTCAGAAG GCCAAGCAAGTGCTGCTGGAGAACAGCTTCCAAA GCTCCCCGGAGATCCgctgcagcccggagcccctgaaGACGCCGGCCCCCTCTCCAAGGATGGAGGATGCTTGGGGCTACGGCCGCGGCAGGCGGCAGTCAG AGCCGCCGGAGAGAGCCCGCAAAAGCTGCCCCGTCGCCCAGCTGGATGGCGCCCCTCAATACCGCCGTGGACGCAGGCAGTCCG AGCCGGCCACTGAGCTGAGCCAGATGGGACAGGAGCAGAACG GTCGCTGTcgggggctcccagccacccccaaATTGAAG CACGCGGGCAGCGAGGGGGAGCTGTTCCCCGCCCCACTACCCCTGGCGCCCTCGGGCAGCGTCTGCACCCTGGACTCCAGCGTGGCTGAGGAGTCAGACCCCGGCGAGGATGCCGAGTCGCCCCCATTCTGCCTGGCCGAGGAGCCGCTGTCCATCACTGAGGAGATCCTGGAGCTGCTCAGCCagagggggctgagcagggacCTGGGGACGGAGGAGacaccctgggggcagggggagcagcgcCCTGGGAGCCCCACTCCACAGCCGGAGCAG GATCCGCCTCCGGGCCGCATCGTGCTGGAAGAACGAGCAGAGGGAAGCGAAGTTCAGGAGGGAGATGCCCCTGGGCGAGACGAGCCCCGCCGTAGCAGCTTCGGCGTGATGCAACCCCTCCCGCCGTGCCATCCCCCCCGCAGCGAAtcggaggaggagcagcaaaagcaggagcggggcccttcccctcttTGTGTCCTAGAAGACCTGGATGCAGAGGAGGCTGCCGGCAAGCCAGAGGTCCTGGCAGGGGATAACGCTTTGCGTGAAGGGCTGGAAGCATCCAGCGGGGAGCTGGGCGCCACCAATGGGGCCTGCCCCCCGTAcggggatggggcagcacgggACTCGCCGCTGACCCGAGACGACCGGCTGCTTATTGAGAAGATCAAGTGCTACTACGAGGCGGGCGAGGCTGCCCCAGACCCCCCCGCTCAGGAGGGCGCCCTCTCCGCCCCTGCAGGTGTGGTGCGGGACTCTGTGTTCCACCTCAACCGCCTCCCCCAGCAGGAGGGCGCCACGGACCGCGAGGGAGGCAGGGCTTGTTGGGCCAAGGCCCGCCCTGCCCGCCAGGAAGATGctaggaggaggtggggccagtTTCTTGACCAAAACACCAGCCCTCATGGTGCCAACCAAGAGGATTCTGGGAAGGGGGCGGGCCTGGCCTTTGAACAAGGCACTGAATTTGGCACCAACCAAGAGGCCCAAGAGGATGCTGGGAAGGGTCAGGGCCGGCCTATCAACCCAGACATCCATGGCACCAACCAAGAGGATACTGGGAGGGGGCATGGTCAATTCATCAACCAAAACACCCAATCTGGTGCCAACCAAGAGGAttctgggaaggggcggggccggcCTATCAACCCAGACATCCATGGCACCAACCAAGAGGATGCTGGGAAGGGGCGTGGTCAATTCATCGACCAAAACACCCAATCTGCTGCCAACCAAGAGGAtgctgggaaggggcggggccagctCATCGACCAAGGCACCGAAGCTGGTGCCAACCAAGAGGAtgctgggaaggggcggggccagccTGCCAGCCATGCTGCCCTGCCCGCTGCCAGCCAGGAGCCCGAGTACAGGTCGTGCGCGGAGATCCGGCGGGCCTGGCGGGAGAAAGAGCGGGGGGCGGTGGATGCCCTGGGAGGGCGCACCCCCCTCACGAAGCGAGGCAGCAAAGGGCCGGTGGCTGCTCGCGAGCCCCCACCATTCCTGGAGCCCCTGTGGATCGTGGAGGAGTCTGATCTGGCTGCCCCGCCCCGGCCGCCCCGCAGCGACGGGCTCCCTCGCGCCGACGGTGTCCCGCCCGCCGGCTACGCCCCCCTGCCCGGGCTGTCCGAGGACAGTGCCCCTTGCCTGCTGGAGAACTCGGAGCGGATCCTCAGCAAGGTGCAAGCCCTGGCCCGGATGTACAGCGAGAAGATCGGCCGGGCCAAGGCGGCCCGGAGGCCGCAGGACGGGCCGCACcgcccagcacccagcaggatGGGCACCCTGCAAAGCCTGCGGGAGGAGATGCCAGGGCCCTGCCTCCCTCTCT gcGAGCCCCGGATCTACGGCCACGTGCTCATCcgtgagcccctcctgcacctgaactGCATCCAGGAGAACGTGCTGCTGGTGGCCGCCATCCGAGGGAACGCCCTGGATCTGCACAGTGACCGGCCTCCACCTCTCCTGGCTTCCCAGTGCCTGGGTTCGGCCCCGGCCGAGGAGCCAGGACCCGCCTGGCAGGAGCTTCCCGCCCCCGTGGCTGTTTCACCTCCCCCGCTGCTGGTGGAATCGCCTCCGAAGCTCAGCAGGCACCCCCCGAGCCCAGGTGATCCGGCTGGGGAAGGCCCCGGCACGGGCAGGTCTCTGCCGCCTGCTCCTGGCGCTACCGGTGGAACTGGCATGACGCCCGAAGCCGAGTGCCCGTCGGTGCCAGGCTGCCAAGCCAGGCTGGCGGGGGCAGAGCTGGCGGCCAGCGGGCGCCGGGGTGAGGCGAGCGCCAGGGAGGTTTCCGTGGAGACACCAGCCTCCTCTCCCTTCTCGGAAGCGGCCCTGAGCCAGCAGGCGCCGGAGGTGGCCGGTCCGGTCCCAGccgcctcccccagccctgcggaGGAGCGTGAGCCAGCGTGTGTCGGCACGTCTGCCGAGCCTGGCCTGCTGGGGCCGGGTCCCTCCATCCCTGGCGCCGGCTCCCAGGAGCCGGCGGGGGAGCAGAACGGGCCTGCCGCCATCCCGCTGCCCGAGGAGCGGGCCCTGGCTTTGGGCAGGGATTCCCCGCCTGGCACTGAGGAGCCATCGCCGGGGCCCGTCAGCTGCGGGACAGGAGAGGCGTCCCTGCCTGCCGCGCCGGACCCTGTCCTGCCAGCGGCACCCTCCGGTGCTGCGGGGTCCCCGCCTCCGCTCCACAGCAACGTCCTGCCTCTGGTAGCTCAGCTGTCCCGGGGCACCCGGCTGCCTTCCCGGGCCACGGGGGTGGCACGCCCgtccccagctgcccagcccgGCCGTGCCGCAGCCCGGCCGGCTCCCACTTcgcccagctccagcctggatCGCAGCCCCCTCCCGGCTCTGCCGCGCCTCCAGACCTCCTCCCCGGCACACCGGCGCCTGTCCTCCAGCGCCGCGGCCATCTCCAGGTACATTGCCGCCTCCTGCATCAGCCAGAGCCTGGCCAAGAGAAATGCTGCCCCCTCGGGGCCACCTGGCATCCAGCCTCCTCCAGCAGAGACTCCGGCACCCACCAGGCCTCTGCCTGCTTGCTCAGCCATCCCGAGACCGGCTCCCGGCCCCTTGGGGCCACCTGGCATCCAGCCTCCGTTGGCAGAGACCCCGGCACCCACTAGGCCTCTGCCTCCCTGCTCAGCCATCCCGAGAccgccccccagccccttggGGCCACCTGGCACCCAGCCTCCGTCAGCAGAGACCTCGGCACCCACCAAGCCTCTGCCTCCTTGCTCAGCCATCCCGAgaccaccctcctgccccttggGGCCACCTGGCACCCAGCCTCTGTCAGCAGAGACCTCGGCACCCACCAAGCCTCTGCCTCCTTGCTCAGCCGTCCCGAGACCACCCCCCGGCCCCTTGGGGTCCAGAGCCCTAGCACCCCCATCTGCTCCATTACCCAGTGAGAAGGCCAATGCCTGGTCCCATTGTACCAGCAAGCGGGACCCTTCCCAGCTCAGCGTCTGCCCTCCCCCCTGTGCCAGCCCTGGGTCGCCCTCTCCCGCGGGCTGTTGCCGCAATTCCAGCTGGCTGGGGGAGCCCATCCCCTTGGCGCCTGGCTCAGCCGTGCTGCTGGCCTTCGACCGTCTCTCGGGGATGTGCCTGGGCCCCCGAGCTAAGCAGCCCACCCCCTTCTCCTCTgcttcagagcccagctccagGGTCCAGTCTCCAGCGCCGGCCTGCCAGCGGGTgtgctccccccctccctccagccaacGCCCTGCAGTGGGAAGAGCTGGCTGTGCCCCCCCACGGCCTTGCTCCTTCGCCCCCTTGCATGTCCCCACCCAGCCTTCCACCCCCcgcctctcctcccccctgcaGCCCACCTCCTACCCCTCCGCCACGTTACCTCAGCCAGGCAGGAGGCCGAGGGGAAACCCCGAGAGCCCCCCATCCCCTAGGGATGCAGACCGGGTGGGGTGCTGCTCCGGGGCGCCCTCTAGCGgctcagccagtcccagccctgaTGAACTGGATGGCATCAAGTGGCCGGACATTCCCGGCTTGCGTTCCAGGTACGCTGAGCGGGCGGGCAGCATGGGGCCGCCGGGTTCGCCAGAGGAGTACCCCAAAGCGAGGGGGGACTTGGCTCGGGACACGGGACCCCATCGGGCCAGCTACTCCACCACCGTCAACATCCAGATCGGGGGCAGCGGCCGGATCGCCTCCTTCAGCAACGCGCAGGTCAGCCTCACCCACCCGCTGCTGGCGGCACCTGGGCAGCCCAGCACAAGGCGGATCAACGGCAGCACCTTAGAGACCCCGCAGAAAACGTGA